From a region of the Candidatus Omnitrophota bacterium genome:
- the lpxD gene encoding UDP-3-O-(3-hydroxymyristoyl)glucosamine N-acyltransferase codes for MKKSLKEIAALVNGELIGNGDILIGSVNGIREAQEGDITFLANPLYGPLLAKTNASAVITSRDIVSSVKPIIRTADPSLAFTKIISLFRPAEENSLPKGIDKLAVIGKDAKLGKNISVAAFVVIEQGAEIGDGAVIYPHVYVGHNAKIGRHAKLYPGVVVREGCVVGERVIIHSNSVVGSDGFGYVKVNNAHQKILQTGIVLIGDDVEIGSNVSIDRARFGRTIIGKGTKIDNLVQIAHNVIIGENTIIVSQAGISGSARIGNNVILAGQSGVVGHVQIGDNVIVAAQAGVTKSVPPDTAVLGSPANNISEQKRIFACLHRLPELFKIVKEIKDRI; via the coding sequence ATGAAAAAAAGCCTTAAAGAAATAGCGGCGCTGGTTAACGGCGAGCTTATAGGCAATGGCGATATATTGATTGGCAGTGTTAACGGTATCAGAGAGGCGCAGGAAGGCGACATCACATTTCTTGCCAATCCTTTGTATGGGCCGCTATTGGCTAAAACTAACGCCTCCGCGGTTATTACATCAAGAGATATTGTTTCATCGGTAAAGCCTATTATCAGAACAGCCGATCCTTCCCTTGCTTTTACTAAGATCATATCTTTATTTCGCCCCGCGGAGGAAAACAGTCTGCCAAAGGGCATAGATAAGCTGGCTGTTATTGGAAAAGACGCGAAACTTGGTAAAAATATTTCTGTGGCGGCCTTTGTAGTCATAGAGCAGGGGGCGGAAATTGGAGACGGCGCCGTTATCTATCCGCATGTGTATGTCGGACATAATGCGAAAATAGGAAGACACGCCAAACTGTATCCGGGAGTTGTTGTAAGAGAAGGCTGTGTGGTTGGAGAAAGAGTTATAATCCATAGTAACAGCGTGGTGGGATCAGACGGGTTTGGCTATGTAAAAGTAAACAATGCCCATCAAAAAATACTTCAAACCGGCATTGTGCTGATAGGCGATGATGTTGAAATCGGTTCCAATGTTTCTATTGACAGGGCGCGGTTCGGCAGGACTATTATCGGCAAGGGAACAAAGATAGACAACCTTGTCCAGATAGCGCATAATGTAATTATAGGAGAGAACACTATAATAGTTTCTCAAGCGGGCATTTCCGGGAGCGCGCGTATAGGAAATAATGTTATATTGGCAGGGCAATCAGGCGTTGTGGGCCACGTTCAAATAGGCGACAATGTTATAGTCGCGGCCCAGGCCGGCGTTACGAAATCAGTGCCTCCGGATACTGCTGTGCTCGGTTCGCCTGCCAATAATATATCAGAGCAAAAACGCATATTTGCCTGCCTGCACAGATTACCTGAATTGTTCAAAATCGTTAAAGAGATAAAAGACAGGATTTGA
- the lpxC gene encoding UDP-3-O-acyl-N-acetylglucosamine deacetylase, whose product MAFQRTIKKTSSIEGIGIHTGKLIKLLLKPASAGSGIRFIRTDLAGKPVIPALLSSVSMSGSGSGQRRTSIGEGAAQIHTVEHLLATLSGLGIDNMEIEINGPELPGLDGSALGFVKAIKDAGIAEQDMVRYELGVRQPVKVEDNGSMLLILPDVNFRISYTLDYPTTNFKTQYGNFLITQESYENDIAPSRTFCLQEEVESLRNLGYGKGASLENTVVVGENGVVSGKLRFEDEFLRHKVLDLIGDMYLLGCRLRGHIVAIKSGHRLNIELLRAIAKHAESFSIKDKTEGPVSKSVLDQEDIKAILPHRYPFLMVDRIIELKELSAVGIKKLTMNDYFFAGHFPGNPVMPGVLMLEAMAQVGGVILLNRPENRGKTAYFMFINDAKFRRIVRPGDELRLEVDVVKYKTRTGQVRGRALVDGNLAAEANLNFAFGNER is encoded by the coding sequence TTGGCTTTCCAAAGGACTATAAAAAAAACAAGCAGTATTGAAGGTATTGGAATACACACAGGCAAGTTGATCAAGTTACTGCTAAAGCCGGCTTCAGCCGGAAGCGGCATAAGATTTATAAGGACAGACTTGGCAGGCAAGCCTGTTATCCCCGCTTTACTTTCCAGCGTATCAATGTCCGGTTCCGGAAGCGGACAACGCAGGACATCTATAGGGGAGGGCGCCGCGCAAATACATACGGTAGAACATTTGTTGGCCACCTTATCAGGGCTTGGTATTGATAATATGGAAATTGAGATTAACGGCCCCGAACTGCCCGGTCTTGACGGCAGTGCCCTGGGTTTTGTAAAAGCTATAAAAGATGCCGGCATAGCGGAACAGGACATGGTCCGCTATGAATTGGGCGTAAGACAGCCTGTCAAAGTGGAGGACAACGGCTCCATGCTGTTGATCCTGCCTGACGTAAACTTTAGAATATCATATACCCTGGATTATCCGACAACTAATTTCAAGACCCAGTATGGTAATTTTCTGATAACCCAGGAATCATATGAAAATGACATTGCCCCGAGCAGGACATTTTGCTTGCAGGAAGAAGTGGAATCTCTGCGTAATTTAGGTTATGGAAAAGGCGCTTCTTTGGAAAATACAGTTGTGGTAGGGGAAAATGGAGTAGTATCAGGTAAGCTTCGTTTTGAAGATGAATTTCTTAGGCACAAGGTATTAGATTTGATAGGAGATATGTATCTTTTGGGTTGCCGTTTAAGGGGCCATATCGTTGCTATAAAAAGCGGCCATAGGCTAAATATTGAGTTATTGCGCGCCATTGCCAAGCATGCCGAATCTTTTTCCATTAAGGATAAGACTGAAGGCCCTGTTTCAAAAAGTGTCCTGGATCAGGAAGACATCAAGGCCATTCTCCCCCACAGATATCCTTTCTTGATGGTTGACAGAATAATTGAATTAAAGGAATTGTCCGCGGTCGGCATTAAAAAGCTTACTATGAATGATTATTTTTTCGCCGGTCATTTTCCGGGAAATCCTGTAATGCCTGGAGTTCTTATGCTTGAGGCAATGGCCCAGGTGGGAGGCGTTATCCTGCTTAACCGGCCTGAAAACAGGGGTAAAACAGCGTATTTTATGTTTATCAATGACGCCAAATTCAGGCGCATAGTGCGTCCTGGTGATGAGCTTCGTCTGGAGGTAGACGTTGTAAAATACAAGACAAGGACAGGCCAGGTGCGCGGAAGAGCTTTAGTTGACGGCAATCTTGCCGCTGAAGCCAATCTTAATTTTGCTTTTGGCAATGAACGATAG